The following coding sequences are from one Thermostaphylospora chromogena window:
- a CDS encoding type 1 glutamine amidotransferase, with amino-acid sequence MRPKPRVLAVQHAASGGPGRFGDWLTEDGLDVDVVPAFDGTALPSRLEHDALLVLGGGYMPDDDAAAPWLPATRALVAQALTDAVPMFGICLGGQMIAAVGGGTVQADAGAPENGSTPVTIRSEAEDDPLFHGLPPIVPAIEHHVDAITALPPGAVWLAETGRCPYQAFRLGGHAWGVQFHPEAVPERILHWNSDRLRDQGYDRQELYAKAVADEPLSTPVWRLVAERFAGIVHDRHASSAPSTDLPDGTGRHGDRGSGPAGGSTGLQPHAPS; translated from the coding sequence ATGCGTCCCAAACCCCGTGTCCTCGCCGTCCAGCACGCCGCGTCGGGCGGTCCGGGCCGGTTCGGCGACTGGCTGACCGAGGACGGGCTCGACGTCGACGTCGTTCCCGCGTTCGACGGCACGGCCCTGCCGTCCCGGCTGGAACACGACGCCCTGCTCGTCCTCGGCGGCGGCTACATGCCCGACGACGACGCAGCCGCGCCGTGGCTGCCGGCCACTCGCGCGCTCGTCGCCCAGGCGCTGACCGACGCCGTGCCGATGTTCGGCATCTGCCTCGGCGGTCAGATGATCGCCGCGGTCGGCGGCGGTACCGTCCAGGCCGATGCCGGTGCGCCGGAGAACGGCAGCACACCCGTCACCATCCGGTCGGAGGCCGAGGACGATCCGCTCTTCCACGGCCTTCCGCCGATCGTCCCCGCGATCGAACATCACGTCGATGCGATCACCGCCCTGCCGCCGGGCGCGGTGTGGCTCGCCGAGACCGGTAGATGCCCCTACCAGGCGTTCCGGTTGGGAGGGCACGCCTGGGGTGTGCAGTTCCACCCCGAGGCGGTACCCGAGCGGATCCTGCACTGGAACTCCGACCGGCTGCGCGACCAGGGATACGACAGGCAGGAGCTGTACGCCAAGGCGGTCGCGGATGAGCCGCTGTCCACTCCTGTGTGGCGACTGGTCGCCGAACGGTTCGCCGGGATCGTGCATGACAGGCACGCCTCCTCGGCGCCGTCCACCGATCTGCCGGACGGCACCGGGCGCCACGGGGACCGCGGGAGCGGCCCCGCCGGTGGATCAACCGGGCTTCAGCCCCATGCACCCTCGTGA
- the tyrS gene encoding tyrosine--tRNA ligase, with the protein MTDILDELEWRDVIAQTTDVDALRAALAKGPVTVYAGFDPTAPSLHVGNLATLLILTRFQRAGHRPIGLVGGATGLIGDPSGRSTERALNPADVVAEWVSRIRAQVEKFLSFEPGPTAATLVSNLDWTAQMSAIDFLRDVGKHFPVNRMLARESVAARLSGEGLSYTEFSYQILQANDYLELYRRYGCTLQVGGSDQWGNITAGVDLIRRVEGAHVHGLTGKLITKADGTKFGKTAGGSVWLDPELTSPYAFYQYWLNADDRDVIRFLKVFTFRDREEIQHLEKDLAERPAARAAQRALAEDLTTLVHGPEELARVVAASKALFGQGTLQELDERTLEAALAEVPRATVPALGVPFVDLMAQCGLVESKSAARRAVKEGGAYLNNVKVTDEAYVPDAGDLLHNRFLVLRRGKRSIGGVEITG; encoded by the coding sequence GTGACCGATATCCTCGATGAGCTCGAATGGCGTGACGTGATCGCGCAGACCACCGACGTCGACGCCCTGCGCGCGGCGCTGGCCAAAGGGCCCGTCACGGTCTATGCGGGATTCGACCCCACCGCGCCGTCGCTGCATGTCGGCAACCTCGCGACGCTGCTCATCCTCACCCGCTTCCAGCGGGCCGGTCACCGGCCGATCGGGCTTGTCGGCGGTGCCACCGGCCTGATCGGCGACCCCAGCGGACGCAGCACCGAGCGCGCGCTCAACCCCGCCGACGTCGTGGCCGAATGGGTGTCCCGCATCCGAGCCCAGGTGGAGAAGTTCCTCTCCTTCGAGCCGGGGCCCACGGCCGCCACCCTGGTGAGCAACCTCGACTGGACCGCCCAGATGAGCGCGATCGACTTCCTGCGCGACGTGGGCAAGCACTTCCCCGTCAACCGCATGCTCGCCCGCGAATCGGTGGCCGCCCGTCTCAGCGGTGAAGGACTCAGCTACACCGAGTTCAGCTACCAGATCCTCCAGGCCAACGACTACCTGGAGCTCTACCGGCGCTACGGCTGCACCCTGCAGGTCGGCGGCAGCGACCAGTGGGGCAACATCACCGCCGGCGTCGACCTCATCCGCCGCGTCGAGGGCGCCCACGTCCACGGGCTGACCGGCAAGCTGATCACCAAGGCCGACGGCACGAAGTTCGGCAAGACGGCCGGCGGGTCGGTGTGGCTCGACCCCGAGCTGACCTCCCCGTACGCGTTCTACCAGTACTGGCTGAACGCGGACGACCGGGACGTGATCCGCTTCCTCAAGGTGTTCACCTTCCGCGACCGCGAAGAGATCCAGCACTTGGAGAAGGACCTCGCCGAGCGGCCCGCCGCCCGCGCGGCGCAGCGCGCCCTCGCCGAGGACCTGACCACCCTCGTGCACGGCCCCGAGGAACTGGCCCGGGTGGTCGCCGCGTCCAAGGCGCTGTTCGGACAGGGGACGCTGCAGGAACTCGACGAGCGCACCCTCGAGGCCGCACTCGCCGAGGTGCCGCGTGCTACCGTGCCGGCGCTGGGCGTGCCCTTCGTCGACCTGATGGCGCAGTGCGGGCTCGTCGAATCCAAGTCCGCCGCACGCCGCGCGGTGAAGGAGGGCGGCGCCTACCTCAACAACGTCAAGGTGACCGACGAGGCGTACGTCCCCGACGCGGGCGATCTGCTGCACAACAGGTTCCTGGTGCTGCGCAGAGGCAAGCGATCCATCGGGGGAGTGGAGATCACGGGCTGA